A genomic window from Microvirga sp. TS319 includes:
- a CDS encoding HlyD family secretion protein, producing the protein MAYRDEFEKGGQGMSGPVMDRQPAQAQEAEQAIEAGRGAPAQDTAAPAKKRSRKKPVIAVVLLGALAFGGYEGYHWWTDGRFMVSTDDAYVQADITILSAKVSGYVSSVAVTNNQSVKAGDLIAKIDDGDYRFALQAAKDKLATQESAIERIGRQIEAGRASATQAEAQILAEQAELERAESDYARQQQLARSDYTSRASLENAKASRDSAQAKVKSAEAALAAAKANVEVLAAQQNEARRVADELQTSVDKAQRDLSFTEIRAPADGVVGNKAVEVGTFVQPGARLAALVPLTSVHVDANFKETQLSYLQPGQKVKIEVDAFPNANIVGTVESVSPASGAVFSLLPPENATGNFTKIVQRVPVRVTVSPEVAQQGLLRPGLSVVVDVDTRTSAEPQKTVNATR; encoded by the coding sequence ATGGCTTATCGGGATGAGTTCGAGAAGGGCGGACAGGGCATGTCCGGTCCCGTCATGGATCGACAGCCCGCCCAAGCTCAGGAAGCGGAACAGGCGATCGAGGCGGGGCGAGGTGCTCCGGCCCAGGATACGGCTGCGCCCGCGAAGAAAAGGTCCCGCAAGAAGCCGGTGATCGCGGTCGTGCTGCTGGGCGCCTTGGCGTTCGGCGGCTACGAGGGCTATCACTGGTGGACGGACGGCCGCTTCATGGTTTCGACCGACGACGCTTATGTTCAGGCCGATATCACCATCCTGTCGGCCAAGGTCTCCGGCTACGTCTCCTCCGTGGCCGTCACGAACAACCAGAGCGTCAAGGCAGGCGATCTGATCGCCAAGATCGACGACGGCGATTATCGCTTCGCCCTGCAGGCGGCTAAGGACAAGCTCGCCACTCAGGAGAGCGCCATCGAGCGCATCGGCCGCCAGATCGAGGCGGGCCGCGCCTCCGCGACGCAGGCCGAGGCACAGATCCTGGCAGAGCAGGCGGAGCTCGAGCGCGCCGAGAGCGATTATGCGCGCCAGCAGCAGCTCGCCCGTTCCGATTACACCAGCCGCGCCTCGCTCGAAAACGCCAAGGCTTCCCGGGACAGCGCCCAGGCGAAGGTCAAGAGCGCCGAGGCGGCGCTCGCGGCCGCCAAGGCGAATGTCGAAGTTCTCGCTGCCCAGCAGAACGAGGCTCGGCGCGTCGCCGACGAGCTGCAGACTTCGGTCGATAAGGCCCAGCGCGACCTTTCCTTCACGGAAATCCGCGCGCCGGCCGACGGCGTGGTCGGCAACAAGGCGGTCGAGGTCGGCACTTTCGTCCAGCCGGGCGCGCGCCTGGCCGCTCTGGTGCCCCTGACTAGCGTGCATGTGGACGCCAACTTCAAAGAAACCCAGCTCTCCTATCTGCAGCCCGGCCAGAAGGTGAAGATCGAGGTCGACGCCTTCCCGAACGCGAATATCGTCGGCACGGTGGAGAGCGTGTCTCCCGCTTCCGGCGCCGTGTTCAGCCTGCTGCCGCCGGAGAACGCCACCGGCAACTTCACGAAGATCGTCCAGCGCGTGCCCGTGCGGGTGACCGTGAGCCCCGAGGTCGCCCAGCAGGGTCTGCTGCGCCCCGGTCTTTCGGTCGTCGTCGACGTGGATACGCGCACATCCGCTGAGCCGCAGAAGACCGTCAACGCCACCCGATAA
- a CDS encoding TetR/AcrR family transcriptional regulator yields the protein MSDLKDFARAEAAVPSVSPSTEEGPESAKRRQILEGARRVFLASGFDGASMGEIAKAAGVSKGTLYVYFDSKESLFSALTLEEKQGLAEVLFKLDAEDPDVRSVLTRLGHTYLSLVGNPEHISSIRMVIGAADKFPALGQAFYEAGPCQGAARLAAYFDRQVQAERLAIEDTGIAAQHFLDLCVSGILRRLLFAVSGPPTQDEIITNVENAVRVFFAAYGPDVGKRG from the coding sequence ATGAGCGACCTGAAAGATTTCGCTCGCGCCGAAGCGGCCGTTCCCAGCGTCTCCCCGTCAACGGAGGAAGGACCGGAGAGTGCCAAGCGTCGCCAGATTCTGGAGGGTGCGCGCCGGGTTTTCCTGGCGAGCGGCTTCGATGGCGCCAGCATGGGCGAAATCGCGAAGGCGGCAGGCGTTTCCAAGGGCACGCTCTACGTCTACTTCGACAGCAAGGAAAGTCTGTTCTCTGCCCTGACGCTCGAGGAGAAGCAGGGTCTGGCGGAAGTTCTCTTCAAGCTGGACGCAGAGGATCCCGACGTGCGCTCCGTGCTCACGCGGCTCGGCCATACCTACCTGAGCCTTGTCGGCAACCCAGAGCATATTTCCTCCATCCGCATGGTCATCGGGGCCGCCGACAAGTTCCCGGCCCTCGGCCAGGCCTTCTATGAAGCCGGCCCCTGCCAGGGCGCGGCCCGTCTCGCAGCCTATTTCGACCGCCAGGTTCAGGCCGAGCGTCTGGCAATCGAGGATACCGGCATCGCCGCGCAGCATTTCCTCGACCTTTGTGTTTCCGGCATTCTGCGGCGCCTGCTCTTTGCCGTCAGCGGCCCGCCGACGCAGGACGAGATCATAACCAATGTGGAGAACGCCGTGCGCGTATTCTTCGCAGCCTATGGACCGGACGTGGGGAAGAGAGGCTAG
- a CDS encoding Crp/Fnr family transcriptional regulator: MARLANVHLFKGLDLDLAPFEARSNWRRFDPDEVLVDFDELSTDVYFLLSGEVRVLMRTASGKEVILNEMKPGEVFGELAALDGIKRSANVTALTRGEACVMPATVFKELLFANRPIAERLFCLMASRLRELNAKFMEQTVLDLRHRLYSELLRLSVPRGDKGVERVITPPPFHHIVAARIGCRREQITREFSMLTHEGLIERTRGALILRQPDVLKARVAEAMRADH, from the coding sequence ATGGCGCGACTTGCCAATGTTCATCTGTTCAAGGGGCTGGATCTCGATCTGGCGCCCTTCGAGGCGCGTTCCAACTGGCGTCGCTTCGACCCGGACGAGGTTCTGGTCGATTTCGACGAACTCTCGACCGACGTCTACTTCCTCCTGTCGGGCGAGGTGCGCGTCCTCATGCGCACGGCCTCGGGCAAGGAGGTGATCCTCAACGAGATGAAGCCGGGCGAGGTCTTCGGCGAGCTGGCTGCCCTCGATGGAATCAAGCGCTCGGCGAATGTGACGGCGCTCACACGGGGCGAGGCCTGCGTGATGCCGGCGACAGTGTTCAAGGAACTGCTCTTCGCGAATCGCCCCATCGCAGAACGTCTCTTCTGCCTCATGGCGTCCCGCCTGCGTGAGCTCAACGCCAAGTTCATGGAGCAGACGGTGCTCGACCTGAGACACCGGCTCTACTCGGAATTGCTGCGCCTTTCGGTGCCGCGCGGCGACAAGGGCGTCGAACGGGTCATCACCCCGCCGCCCTTCCACCACATCGTCGCGGCCCGCATCGGCTGCCGCCGCGAGCAGATCACCCGGGAATTCTCGATGCTGACCCACGAAGGGCTGATCGAGCGGACGAGGGGAGCCCTGATCCTGCGCCAGCCGGACGTTCTGAAGGCCCGCGTCGCCGAGGCCATGAGGGCGGATCACTAG
- a CDS encoding ABC-F family ATP-binding cassette domain-containing protein — MLHVNDLTYRIGDRLILDHATFNLPTGSKVGLVGRNGAGKTTLFKIIQGDLPTESGAITLPRGMRIGAVAQEAPGGPERLIDVVLAADKERSALLAEAQTAEGVRRAEIEMRLTDIGAHSAPARAAAILHGLGFDAEAQERPCSDFSGGWRMRVALAAVLFTEPDLLLLDEPTNYLDLEGTLWLYDYLGRYPHTVLVISHDRELLDTCVNHILHLDRGKLAIYRGGYTSFAKQYAEKRELTAKAAAKQEAERKHLQAFVDRFKAKASKARQAQSRVKRLAKLEPIATIIEDDVLPFNLPGPERPAAPPLITVESGAVGYGERIVLDRLNLTISPDDRIALLGSNGNGKSTFCKLIGGRLEPMKGEMRTPSRMDVAYFAQHQLDELNPKATAYDHVAERMPEVPVAKIRARTAQIGFPGAKADTPVSALSGGEKARLLMGLAAFNGPHLLILDEPTNHLDIDSRTALMEAINDYTGAVILVSHDRFLIEACAERLWIVGNGSVKPFEGDMDDYRQLVLSGDLDPQKQSDRPLAPAASKIDERRAAAERRAALAPLRKKLEAIEARMAKLTEVIGKVDTALGDGTAFLKDPAKATELSKMRAEAAETLASLEEEWLSVSGDIEEASA; from the coding sequence ATGCTCCACGTCAATGACCTGACCTATCGCATCGGCGACCGCCTGATCCTCGACCATGCCACGTTCAACCTGCCTACGGGCAGCAAGGTGGGGCTCGTCGGCCGCAACGGCGCGGGCAAGACCACCCTGTTCAAGATCATTCAGGGCGACCTGCCCACCGAAAGCGGCGCCATCACCCTGCCCCGCGGAATGCGGATCGGCGCCGTGGCCCAGGAGGCTCCGGGCGGCCCCGAACGCCTGATCGACGTGGTGCTGGCCGCCGACAAGGAACGCAGCGCCCTTCTCGCCGAGGCCCAGACGGCCGAGGGCGTCCGCCGCGCCGAGATCGAGATGCGGCTCACCGATATCGGGGCGCATTCCGCCCCCGCCCGCGCCGCCGCGATCCTGCACGGCCTCGGCTTCGACGCGGAGGCCCAGGAGCGGCCCTGCTCGGATTTTTCCGGCGGATGGCGCATGCGCGTGGCGCTCGCCGCCGTGCTGTTCACCGAGCCGGACCTGCTGCTCCTCGACGAGCCGACAAACTATCTCGATCTCGAAGGCACGCTGTGGCTCTACGACTATCTCGGGCGCTATCCGCATACGGTTCTCGTCATCAGCCATGACCGTGAGCTGCTCGACACCTGCGTCAATCACATCCTGCATCTCGACCGCGGCAAGCTCGCGATCTATCGCGGCGGCTATACGTCGTTCGCCAAGCAATATGCCGAAAAGCGCGAGCTCACCGCGAAGGCGGCGGCCAAGCAGGAGGCCGAGCGCAAGCACCTCCAGGCCTTCGTGGACCGCTTCAAGGCCAAGGCCTCGAAGGCGCGCCAGGCCCAGTCGCGCGTGAAGCGGCTCGCCAAGCTCGAACCCATCGCCACCATCATCGAAGACGATGTGCTGCCCTTCAACCTTCCAGGTCCCGAGCGTCCCGCGGCGCCCCCGCTGATCACCGTGGAGAGCGGCGCGGTCGGCTATGGCGAACGCATCGTGCTCGACCGCCTGAACCTCACGATCTCGCCCGACGACCGGATCGCGCTGCTCGGCTCCAACGGCAACGGCAAATCCACCTTCTGCAAGCTCATCGGCGGCCGGCTCGAGCCGATGAAGGGCGAGATGCGCACACCCTCGCGCATGGATGTCGCCTATTTCGCCCAGCATCAGCTCGACGAGCTGAATCCGAAGGCGACGGCCTATGACCATGTGGCCGAACGCATGCCGGAGGTGCCCGTCGCCAAGATCCGCGCCCGCACCGCCCAGATCGGTTTTCCGGGCGCGAAGGCCGATACGCCCGTCTCGGCCTTGTCGGGCGGCGAAAAGGCACGCCTTCTCATGGGATTGGCGGCCTTCAACGGCCCTCACCTTCTCATCCTCGACGAGCCGACGAACCACCTCGATATCGACAGCCGCACCGCGCTGATGGAAGCCATCAACGACTATACCGGCGCCGTGATCCTCGTCAGCCACGACCGTTTCCTGATCGAAGCCTGCGCCGAACGTCTTTGGATCGTCGGCAACGGCTCCGTGAAGCCCTTCGAGGGCGACATGGACGATTACCGTCAGCTCGTGCTGTCGGGGGATCTCGATCCGCAGAAGCAGAGCGACAGGCCGCTGGCTCCTGCCGCATCGAAAATCGACGAGCGCCGCGCCGCCGCGGAAAGACGCGCCGCCCTCGCGCCCCTGCGCAAGAAGCTGGAAGCCATCGAGGCGCGCATGGCCAAACTCACCGAGGTCATCGGGAAAGTGGATACGGCGCTCGGCGACGGCACCGCCTTCCTGAAGGATCCAGCGAAGGCCACGGAGCTTTCGAAGATGCGCGCCGAGGCGGCCGAAACGCTCGCCTCTTTGGAAGAGGAATGGCTGAGCGTGAGCGGAGACATCGAAGAAGCGAGCGCCTGA
- a CDS encoding S10 family peptidase — MLRAFCLPTAAALCLSLAVPLAAPLSAMAQEQQHQPQQQQQQQQGGQQDGRRSRPEGPAPSLPPESVTRHTLELPGRTLQFTATAGHLTLTDQQGAPQAEIGFVAYAKDGADVATRPITFAINGGPGASSAYLHLLAIGPWLLPLDGPTISPSAPPSLVPNAETWLDFTDLVFIDPPGTGYSRVVGGDQVRDRFYSVQGDIDGLAAFVMRWLKEKNRLTSPKFFVGESYGGFRGPLLAHKLQSDQGVGLSGLVLISPVLDFDWLEGGPGAPWTDASRLPSLAAAALSRKGPVSRQMLQEAEAYASGEYLTDLVRGLQDKAAVERISRRVAELSGLNPDLVRRLAGRIDMRTVQREMRRGASEIVSAYDTNVAAADPNPTSQYPRFADPVLDAMTAPLSSAIIHHLTDTLNYKAEGRYNLLNGALSGSWRWGNGRTGPENLQELRQALALDGKMRVLVAHGFTDLVTPYYASQLLLDQLPDLGPQKRVALSVYEGGHMFYSRQASRQAFRTDAQRLFEEALQARAAANGE, encoded by the coding sequence ATGCTTCGAGCCTTTTGCCTGCCCACCGCAGCCGCCCTTTGCCTGTCGCTCGCCGTGCCTCTCGCCGCGCCTCTCTCCGCCATGGCGCAGGAACAGCAGCACCAGCCGCAGCAACAGCAGCAGCAGCAGCAGGGAGGCCAACAGGACGGGCGCAGGTCACGGCCCGAGGGGCCGGCTCCGAGCTTGCCGCCGGAATCGGTGACACGTCACACGCTCGAGCTTCCGGGACGGACGCTTCAGTTTACAGCCACGGCGGGGCACCTGACGCTCACGGACCAGCAGGGTGCGCCGCAGGCCGAGATCGGGTTCGTTGCCTATGCGAAGGATGGCGCCGATGTCGCGACCCGGCCCATCACATTCGCGATCAATGGCGGACCGGGCGCATCCTCCGCCTATCTGCACCTTCTCGCCATCGGGCCGTGGCTTCTCCCGCTCGATGGACCGACAATCAGCCCGTCCGCGCCGCCGTCCCTCGTGCCCAACGCGGAAACCTGGCTCGATTTCACGGATCTCGTCTTCATCGATCCCCCGGGCACGGGCTACAGCCGCGTGGTCGGTGGCGATCAGGTGCGGGATCGGTTCTATTCCGTTCAGGGCGACATCGACGGGCTGGCGGCGTTCGTCATGCGCTGGCTGAAAGAGAAGAACCGGCTCACCTCGCCGAAGTTCTTCGTCGGCGAGAGCTATGGCGGTTTTCGAGGGCCGTTGCTGGCGCATAAACTGCAGAGCGACCAGGGCGTCGGCCTGAGCGGGCTGGTCCTCATCTCGCCGGTTCTCGATTTCGACTGGCTCGAAGGCGGCCCCGGCGCGCCGTGGACGGACGCGTCGCGTCTGCCGTCGCTCGCGGCGGCCGCGCTGTCGCGAAAGGGACCGGTCTCCAGACAGATGCTCCAGGAGGCCGAGGCCTACGCGTCCGGCGAGTACCTGACGGATCTCGTGCGCGGCCTGCAGGACAAGGCGGCCGTCGAGCGCATCAGTCGCCGGGTGGCGGAGCTGAGCGGTCTCAATCCGGACCTGGTCCGGCGCCTGGCGGGCCGCATCGACATGCGTACGGTCCAGAGGGAAATGCGGCGCGGCGCATCGGAGATCGTCAGCGCCTACGACACGAATGTGGCTGCTGCCGACCCGAACCCGACCAGCCAGTATCCCCGTTTTGCGGATCCCGTGCTCGATGCGATGACCGCGCCCCTGTCGAGCGCCATCATCCATCATTTGACCGATACGCTGAATTACAAGGCGGAAGGGCGCTACAATCTGCTGAACGGCGCGCTCAGCGGGTCCTGGCGCTGGGGCAATGGGCGGACGGGTCCGGAAAATCTCCAGGAGCTCCGGCAGGCTCTGGCCCTCGACGGCAAGATGCGCGTGCTCGTCGCGCACGGCTTCACGGATCTCGTGACCCCCTACTATGCCTCGCAGCTTCTCCTCGATCAGCTCCCCGATCTCGGTCCTCAGAAGCGTGTGGCTTTGAGTGTTTACGAGGGCGGCCACATGTTCTATTCGCGACAGGCGTCGCGGCAGGCGTTCCGCACGGACGCGCAGCGGCTCTTCGAAGAAGCCCTGCAGGCCAGGGCCGCCGCCAATGGGGAGTGA
- a CDS encoding DNA polymerase III subunit chi, whose product MAEVLFYHLQQQPLEAVLPTLLMKTLERGWRAVVQVTTEERMAALDDHLWTFSDESFLPHGTDREAHAADQPILITLSGDNPNGAAIRFLVEGADLPGDIASYQRLAILFDGNDRQALAIARDQWRAVKEGGHDATYWQQDDHGRWQRKA is encoded by the coding sequence ATGGCCGAGGTCCTCTTCTATCATCTCCAGCAGCAGCCGCTCGAAGCGGTGCTGCCCACGCTGCTCATGAAGACCCTGGAGCGGGGCTGGCGCGCCGTGGTGCAGGTGACGACCGAAGAGCGCATGGCCGCGCTCGACGATCATCTCTGGACCTTTTCCGACGAGAGCTTCCTGCCGCATGGCACGGACCGCGAGGCCCATGCGGCGGATCAGCCGATCCTGATCACCTTGAGCGGCGACAACCCCAATGGAGCCGCGATCCGCTTCCTCGTGGAGGGAGCGGACCTTCCGGGCGACATCGCCTCCTATCAGCGGCTCGCGATCCTGTTCGACGGCAACGATCGGCAGGCGCTTGCCATCGCGCGCGACCAGTGGCGCGCGGTGAAGGAGGGCGGACACGATGCCACCTATTGGCAGCAGGACGATCACGGCCGGTGGCAGCGCAAGGCCTGA